A window of Bufo gargarizans isolate SCDJY-AF-19 chromosome 9, ASM1485885v1, whole genome shotgun sequence contains these coding sequences:
- the LOC122919458 gene encoding E3 SUMO-protein ligase ZBED1-like, translated as MLVKRRDMMPLYTVSKVGFQKLIHTLDKRYQLPSRNYFSQTAIPELYSKCRDAVQQEMAGVKLFSTTTDLWSSRTTEPYISLTVHFVNEEFQLKSRCLQTSHFPDDHTGENIALGLKEALAAWNLCEDHQVAITTDNGTNIAKAVELNQWTIFQCFGHRLHLAIGNAMKNSVHAQCISRALGICRKLVGHFSYSWKKRVALREAQRELDLPEHAMVTDCSTRWGSTQKMIARVIEQQNALSKILSTDRKVRHLLPSWQDLEVLESVNKALSPKQDFTDALSGESYVSISCVKPALNLLNTSVLAEEEEDTDLTKSLKSRILQYLNEKYEVTQDLLNMASFMDPEHSTCQPMRPRASKIESSLSCRNFSSISLNPEALQQWRGIVMWKTHLLRKPRRKVLQVFSRNLHVQQQHHCQATLHLIP; from the exons ATGCTTGTCAAGAGACGAGACATGATGCCATTATACACAGTTAGCAAAGTGGGATTTCAGAAACTGATCCACACTCTGGACAAGAGGTATCAGCTGCCCTCACGAAActacttctctcaaacagctatcCCCGAGCTTTACAGCAAATGCCGTGATGCAGTTCAACAGGAAATGGCTGGGGTGAAATTATTTTCCACCACTACGGACTTGTGGTCAAGCAGAACAACTGAACCATATATTAGTCTAACTGTGCACTTTGTCAATGAGGAGTTTCAACTGAAAAGCCGTTGCCTGCAAACATCCCATTTTCCTGATGACCACACAGGAGAGAACATAGCCTTGGGCTTGAAGGAGGCATTGGCTGCATGGAACCTCTGTGAAGATCATCAGGTCGCTATCACAACAGACAATGGAACGAATATAGCAAAAGCTGTGGAGCTTAATCAGTGGACAATATTTCAGTGCTTTGGGCATAGACTTCATCTGGCCATTG GAAATGCCATGAAGAATAGTGTGCATGCACAATGTATCAGCAGGGCTCTTGGGATATGCAGGAAGTTGGTGGGCCACTTCTCCTATAGCTGGAAGAAGAGGGTGGCCTTGAGGGAGGCACAAAGAGAACTCGACCTTCCAGAACATGCTATGGTGACCGACTGCTCAACAAGATGGGGTTCCACTCAGAAAATGATAGCACGAGTCATAGAGCAGCAAAATGCTCTGTCCAAGATTCTCTCCACAGACCGTAAAGTGAGACACCTTCTGCCCTCATGGCAGGACCTGGAGGTTTTGGAATCTGTTAACAAGGCCCTCAGTCCAAAACAAGATTTCACAGATGCCCTATCAGGTGAAAGTTATGTAAGCATTTCCTGTGTCAAGCCTGCTCTCAATCTCCTGAACACTTCTGTGTTGGCTGAAGAAGAAGAGGACACTGACCTAACCAAGTCACTAAAATCAAGAATTCTACAGTACCTTAATGAGAAATATGAAGTCACCCAAGACCTGTTAAACATGGCATCTTTTATGGACCCAGAACACAGTACCTGTCAGCCGATGAGACCCAGAGCATCAAAGATCGAGTCATCGCTGAGTTGCAG GAACTTCAGCAGCATCAGCCTGAACCCCGAAGCACTGCAGCAATGGAGGGGGATAGTCATGTGGAAAACCCACCTGCTGCGAAAACCAAGAAGAAAAGTCTTGCAAGTTTTTTCAAGGAATCTACACGTGCAGCAGCAGCACCACTGTCAGGCAACACTGCATTTGATCCCATAG
- the LOC122946001 gene encoding uncharacterized protein LOC122946001 isoform X1 produces the protein MILFMSEVENTLPLATHLIEAFSRFSGLKINWTKSVLFPLYSLPSSSLDTELPIVSEFKYLGIHITKDAASFHSLNIQPLLNYSADKFRVWSGLPLSVPGRINLIKLIILPKWLYVLEHAPFLVPKKIFQRFRSLLSPLIWGNNRRKLSIDVLCRPRDEVGMSLPDLYLYYLSGQLRQLKSWISSDGTLARAEKQLAVFLDIPSLWPVLEQPKLFGRLLLPVHKLAVQVWEDGKKLHFHIGLTTEVPLWDNPMFPSLRTGIDGRFWENHGIGVLGDLYSSNVFNSFEQLKERHDLPRTSFFKYLQVRHAMSTHFGNTVVSISDYPLIGVIRSQGPKGFISALYTHLLNTKMHGAPLLVLSKWETLMPGIINEDINDILESPVLVSPSINNRFIQLCIVHQSYLSPMRLHRIGKLTHSKCHRCNAEGANFWHLIWECPYIQTFWSGIVSFINTLTQPSVALTRQVCLFGILDEEVYPHHCRIFLRETLQGVQNY, from the coding sequence ATGATATTGTTCATGTCAGAGGTGGAAAATACACTACCTCTAGCTACTCACCTCATTGAAGCATTTAGTCGGTTTTCTGGTCTCAAGATTAACTGGACTAAATCTGTTCTATTTCCGCTGTACTCCTTACCCTCATCCTCTCTGGACACGGAATTACCTATAGTGTCTGAGTTCAAGTATCTGGGAATTCACATTACCAAAGACGCAGCATCTTTCCACTCCCTCAACATACAGCCTCTCTTGAATTATAGTGCAGACAAATTCAGGGTTTGGAGTGGGCTTCCCCTGTCAGTCCCGGGGCGAATTAATTTGATTAAACTGATTATTTTGCCTAAGTGGTTATATGTTTTAGAGCATGCTCCCTTCCTAGTgcctaaaaaaatatttcaacGTTTTAGATCTCTTCTTTCTCCATTAATATGGGGCAATAACAGACGTAAATTGTCCATTGACGTGCTGTGCAGACCTAGGGATGAAGTTGGTATGTCCCTGCCTGATCTCTATCTGTATTATCTGTCGGGGCAGTTGAGGCAGTTAAAGTCATGGATCTCCTCGGACGGTACTCTAGCTAGGGCGGAAAAGCAGTTAGCGGTGTTCTTAGATATCCCATCATTGTGGCCGGTGCTGGAACAACCAAAACTGTTTGGCCGACTGCTTCTACCTGTACACAAGCTAGCTGTCCAAGTTTGGGAGGATGGCAAGAAACTGCATTTTCACATAGGGCTGACAACTGAGGTGCCTTTGTGGGATAATCCTATGTTTCCTTCTCTTCGCACAGGGATAGATGGGCGGTTCTGGGAGAATCATGGGATTGGTGTTCTGGGAGACTTATATTCCAGCAATGTATTTAACTCCTTTGAGCAATTGAAAGAACGTCATGATCTCCCTAGAACATCCTTTTTCAAATATCTCCAGGTACGACATGCAATGAGCACCCACTTTGGAAACACTGTAGTATCTATCTCTGACTATCCACTGATAGGCGTCATACGCTCCCAAGGCCCCAAGGGATTTATCTCAGCTCTCTATACCCACCTGTTGAATACTAAAATGCATGGTGCTCCCCTCTTGGTTTTATCTAAATGGGAAACGCTGATGCCAGGTATTATTAATGAGGATATTAATGATATATTGGAATCCCCTGTATTGGTTTCCCCATCTATCAATAATAGATTTATTCAGCTATGTATTGTGCACCAAAGTTATCTATCACCCATGCGGCTACATAGGATAGGCAAGTTGACACATTCTAAGTGTCATAGATGTAACGCAGAAGGGGCAAATTTTTGGCACCTTATATGGGAATGCCCATACATACAAACCTTCTGGTCTGGAATTGTAAGTTTCATTAATACACTCACGCAACCTTCGGTGGCATTGACCCGACAGGTATGCCTATTTGGTATATTGGATGAGGAAGTATACCCTCATCATTGCAGAATTTTCCTGAGAGaaacactacagggagtgcagaattattag
- the LOC122946001 gene encoding uncharacterized protein LOC122946001 isoform X2: protein MLLTGNEEVWRTVFNSFVREKHWLDTKAPKIRCNDTSCTGKLVYYNVTKSNIMCKFVVLPMLMGPEGNQHFWVPTFYGQVIDSNNSTHDLTFCDDTLEGKICKLQSAVYEPCLLQNTVNKCEWTIMPTSYRWMVEVAPQVICVVTDRQVVPKMRVPFAGYIHNITVIQWENETFMLNPDNELSTKVLWQDTALEVPNWDLNLTRLKAITNLNRSITGHKLFTMVVSDKIVKVGSAIADATSHHWWDIFMGYSPSARTTMDWVVHPLLVVMIVVIVLSIWNCYVAYGICCKKRKMIMVSYTNGQH, encoded by the coding sequence ATGTTGTTGACGGGGAATGAGGAAGTTTGGAGGACCGTGTTTAACTCTTTTGTAAGGGAAAAACACTGGCTGGACACCAAAGCGCCTAAAATAAGGTGTAATGATACGTCCTGCACCGGTAAATTGGTCTACTACAATGTGACTAAAAGTAATATAATGTGTAAGTTTGTAGTATTACCAATGTTAATGGGCCCAGAAGGTAATCAACATTTTTGGGTACCTACATTTTATGGACAAGTAATTGATAGCAATAATAGCACACATGATTTAACTTTCTGTGATGACACTCTTGAAGGTAAAATCTGTAAGTTACAGTCTGCTGTATATGAGCCTTGCTTGTTACAGAACACTGTAAATAAATGCGAGTGGACCATAATGCCTACGTCATACCGATGGATGGTTGAAGTAGCACCCCAGGTGATATGCGTAGTGACAGATCGTCAGGTGGTCCCTAAAATGAGGGTGCCTTTTGCAGGATACATACACAACATCACGGTTATTCAATGGGAAAATGAAACTTTTATGTTAAATCCAGATAATGAGCTAAGCACCAAGGTGTTATGGCAAGACACGGCTTTAGAAGTCCCTAATTGGGATCTAAATTTGACTAGACTGAAAGCAATTACAAATTTGAACAGGAGTATCACGGGACACAAGCTCTTTACTATGGTAGTGTCTGATAAAATAGTAAAAGTAGGATCCGCCATAGCGGACGCTACATCCCATCATTGGTGGGACATATTCATGGGGTATTCCCCATCAGCCAGGACTACCATGGATTGGGTGGTTCACCCCTTGTTGGTAGTCATGATAGTAGTAATTGTACTATCTATTTGGAATTGTTATGTAGCCTACGGTATATGTTGTAAAAAACGAAAAATGATAATGGTTTCCTATACCAACGGTCAGCATTAA
- the LOC122919805 gene encoding deoxyuridine 5'-triphosphate nucleotidohydrolase-like: MLTPSLTIGKLTIEFIEYWTINEEAQVPFRGTSKSAGLDLHSLEVTVVNPGVTKIIPTGIGVKIPSGHYGQLATRSSYALKSLIVVGGVIDEDYQGEVKVVLINLGKMDAIISKRDRVAQLLLIPIYIAQIKETTAPKELTMRGQKGFGSTNEISVGAKIWIQDVNGPPSPAEVIAVGKDRALLVMRPGVEKWEYIPQEKCYLRE, translated from the coding sequence ATGTTGACGCCAAGTCTTACTATAGGTAAATTAACTATAGAATTTATTGAATATTGGACAATTAATGAAGAAGCTCAGGTCCCTTTTAGGGGAACATCAAAATCTGCAGGGTTGGACCTGCACTCACTGGAGGTGACGGTAGTAAATCCAGGAGTCACTAAGATAATTCCTACTGGAATCGGGGTAAAAATTCCCTCAGGACATTATGGACAGTTGGCCACTAGATCCAGTTATGCTCTAAAAAGTTTAATAGTGGTTGGAGGGGTAATTGATGAAGACTACCAAGGAGAAGTCAAAGTTGTACTCATAAATCTGGGTAAAATGGATGCTATAATATCAAAAAGAGATAGGGTGGCACAATTGCTATTAATCCCAATATATATAGCACAGATAAAAGAAACAACAGCCCCCAAGGAACTAACTATGAGGGGACAGAAAGGATTTGGATCCACTAATGAAATTAGTGTAGGTGCTAAAATTTGGATTCAAGATGTAAACGGACCTCCGTCACCTGCTGAAGTAATAGCGGTTGGCAAGGACCGTGCTCTACTCGTGATGAGGCCTGGAGTAGAGAAGTGGGAATATATCCCACAGGAAAAATGCTACTTAAGGGAATAA